In the genome of Luteitalea pratensis, the window GCAGCTCGACCTCGTCGGCCTGGACGCGCACGAGTTCGCGTTCGGGCGTGACGATGCTGAGCGTGAGCTGGCTGGCCATGCGATCCGTTGCCTTCCGCTTACTGCTTCAGGGAGGCGGCCTTCTCGAGCGCCTCCGCGATGGTGCCGACCATATAGAACGCCTGCTCCGGGACGGCGTCGTGCTTGCCGTCTACGATTTCGCGGAAGCCGGCGATCGTGTCGGCAATGGTCACGTACTTGCCCTTGAAGCCGGTGAACTGCTCGGCCACATGGAATGGCTGGCTGAGGAAGAACTGGATCTTCCGGGCCCGGGCGACCGTCAGCTTGTCCTCTTCCGAGAGCTCGTCGAGGCCGAGGATCGCGATGATGTCCTGCAGGTCCTTGTAGCGCTGCAACACCTGCTTGACGCGGCGGGCGACCGCGTAGTGATCCTCGCCGAGGATGCGCGGGTCGAGGATGCGCGACGTCGACGCGAGCGGATCGACGGCCGGGTAGATGCCGAGCGACGCGATGTCACGCGAGAGGTTGGTCGTCGCGTCGAGGTGGGCGAACGTCGTCGCCGGCGCCGGGTCGGTGTAGTCGTCGGCAGGCACGTAGATGGCCTGCACCGAGGTGATCGAGCCCTTCTTGGTGGAAGTGATGCGCTCCTGCATCTCGCCCATCTCGGTGGCGAGCGTCGGCTGATAGCCGACCGCGCTCGGCATGCGGCCGAGGAGCGCCGAGACCTCGGACCCGGCCTGCGTGAACCGGAAGATGTTGTCGATGAACAGCAGCACGTCCTTGCCTTCCGCGTCGCGGAAGTACTCGGCGACCGTGAGGCCGGTGAGTGCCACGCGCAGACGTGCGCCGGGCGGCTCGGTCATCTGGCCGTAGACGAGCGCGGCGCGTGACTTGGACGGATCGTCGACGTTGATGACGCCGCTCTCCTGGAACTCCAGCCAGAGGTCGTTGCCCTCGCGGGTGCGCTCGCCGACGCCAGCAAACACCGACACGCCGCCGTGCTTGATCGCGATGTTGTGGATCAGTTCCTGGATGATGACCGTCTTGCCGACGCCGGCGCCACCGAACAGGCCGATCTTGCCGCCCTGCAGGTACGGCTCGAGCAGGTCGATGACCTTGATCCCGGTCTCGAACATCTCCAGACGGGTCGACTGCTCCTCGAGCGTGGGCGCGGCCCGGTGGATCGGCCAGTGCTGTTCGGAGACGACGGGGCGATCCGGGTAGTCCACCGGTTCGCCGAGTACGTTCAGCACGCGGCCGAGCGTGGCCGGGCCGACGGGGACGGTGATCGGCGCGCCGAGGTCGAGCGCTTCCATTCCGCGCTGCAGTCCGTCGGTCGGCTTCATCGCGACCGTGCGCACGCGACCCTCGCCGAGGTGCTGTTCGACTTCCGCGATGATGTCGGTGGGCTCGGCGCCGTCAACCCCGGGCAGTCGGACGCGGATGGCGTTGTAGATCGAGGGGAGGTGGCCCCCCTCGAACTCGATGTCGAGCACCGGCCCGATGATCTGGACGATGCGACCGACCTGGTGCTGTTCGGCGATAGCGTTGGCCATGGCTGTTGTCTGTTCCTAGAGCGCCTGCGCGCCGGATACCACTTCGATGATCTCGCGGGTGATCGCGGCCTGCCGCACCTTGTTCATGTACAGCGTCAGCTTGTCGACCATCTCCTGCGCGTTGCTCGTGGCGGCGTCCATCGCGGTCATCCGCGCGGCATGCTCGGCGGCCGCGGACTCGAGCAGCGCGCGGTAGACCTGGATCTCCACGTGTCGCGGCACGATCACCTTGAGCAACTCGTCGGCCGACGGCTCGTACAGGTAGTCCACCTGCGGACCTTCGACGCCGCCGTTCTCGGGCGTGAGGCGCGGGATCGGCAGCAGGCGCTCGATCACCACGTTCTGGCTCATCACCGACTTGAACTCGTTGTACAGCAGGTACACCGAACTGACGCGGCCTTCGGCGAACGCCTCGATCGCGGATGCGGCCAGTTCCTGTGCGTGCGAGTACTTCACCAACTGGAAGATGTTGACCGCCTCGTAACGGACGTCGACGCGACGGCGCACGAAGAAGTCGCGGGCCTTGCGGCCGATCAGCGCCATCGCGACCTGCCGGTCCGGCGTGTCCTCCAGGAACGTGGCGGCCTTCTTCAGGATGTTGCTGTTGAAGCTGCCACAGAGGCCGCGGTCCGCGGAGATCACGATGAGCAGCGGCGGTGCGCCGGGGACCTCGGATTCACGCAGCAGCGGATGCGCCTCGGGATCGACGCGCCTGGCGATGCTGCTCATCACCCGCAGCGCCTGCCGGGCGTACGGTCGCGCGCCGATGATGCGTTGCTGGGCCCGGCGCAACTTGCTCGCCGAGACCATCTTCATCGCCTTGGTGATCTGTTGCGTCGACTTGACCGCACGGACCCGGCGACGGATGTCAATGAGGGAAGGCATAGGGCCGCCTACGCAACTCCCGCTGGCTTGATCCGGGTGGTGAAGTCCTTCTGGTACTCCTCGGTCGCGGAGAGCAACTCGGCCTCGATGTCCTTGCTGATGTCCTTCTGCTCGGTGATGGCCGCGAGGATCCCCGGCCGCCGCGCGGCGAGGTAGGCGTGGAAGCCCTTCTCCCACTCGCCCACATCGGTCAGATCGACGGCGTCGAGGTGGCCGCGCGTCGCCACCCACAGGATGGCCACCTGGCTGGCCGCGGTGAGCGGCTGGTACTGCGGCTGCTTGAGGACCTCGACCAGCCGGACGCCACGGTGCAACTGCTGCTGCGTCGCCTTGTCGAGGTCGCTGCCGAACTGCGCGAACGCCGCCAGCGCGCGGTACTGCGCGAGGTCGAGGCGCAGCGACCCGGCCACCTTGCGCATCGCCTTGATCTGGGCCGAGCCGCCGACGCGCGACACCGAGTTGCCGACGTTGATGGCAGGCCGGACGCCCTGGTGGAACAGGTCGCTCTCGAGGAAGATCTGGCCGTCGGTGATCGAGATCACGTTGGTCGGGATGTAGGCCGAGAGGTCGCCGGCCTGCGTCTCGATGATCGGCAGCGCGGTCAGCGAGCCGCCGCCCATGCTGTCGTTCAGCTTGGCCGCGCGCTCGAGCAGGCGCGAGTGCAGGTAGAACACGTCGCCCGGATACGCCTCGCGTCCTGGTGGACGACGGAGCAGCAGCGAGATTTCACGGTAGGCCTGCGCGTGCTTGGAGAGGTCGTCGTAGATCACGAGGGCGTGACGACCCGTGTCGCGGAAGAACTCGCCCATCGTGCAGCCCGAGTACGGGCTGATGTACAGCATCGTCGCCGGGTCGGACGCGCCCGCGGCGACAACGATCGTGTAACGCAGCGCGTCGTTCTCCTCGAGCGTGCGCACGACCTGCGCGATCGTCGACTGCTTCTGGCCGATCGCGACGTAGATGCAGATGACGCCGGTGTCCTTCTGGTTCAGGATCGTGTCGACGGCGACGGCGGTCTTGCCGGTCTGGCGGTCGCCGATCAGCAACTCGCGCTGGCCGCGGCCGATCGGCACCATCCCGTCGATCGCCTTGAGCCCGGTCTGCAGTGGCTCGCGGACCGGCTGGCGGTCGACAACGCCAGGCGCGATGCGTTCGATCGGGTCGAACCGTTCAGCGTTGATCGGGCCCTTGCCGTCGACTGGCTGTCCGAGCGCGTTCACCACTCGGCCGAGCAGCTCTTCGCCTACCGGGACCGAAATGATCCGGCCGGTGCGGCGGACCTGGTCACCCTCACGGATCCTGGTGGCTTCCCCGAGCAGCACCGTGCCGACCGAGTCTTCCTCGAGGTTGAGGGCGATACCGAACACGCCGTGCGGGAACTCGATCATCTCGCCGGCCATGCACCGCTCGATGCCCTGGACGCGGGCGATGGCGTCACCGACGGAGAGCACGGTGCCGACTTCGGCCACGTCCACGTCGGCCTGGAAGCCGCCGATCTGCTCGCGGATGATGCGGGAGATGTCGTCTGCTTTGATCGTCATGGGTCAGGGTTCGATGAAGAATTGGCGGTTCGCGCAGGATCAGCCCTGCTGGACGAACTGCTCCTTGATGCGGGCCAGCTGGCGGGCAAGGCTGCCGTCGTACACGAGAGTGCCGACGCGAGTCACGGCGCCGCCGATGATCCCGGGGTCGACGCGGGTCGTGACCGTCACGTGCTGGTCGGTCGCCTGCGACAGCGCGTCGCGCAGGCGGTCCACCTGCGCGCCGCTCATCGGCACCGCGGTCGTGATCTCGGCATCGACGCGCCGCTCGGCGCGGTTCACGAGCGCCTTGAGTTCCTTGATGATCCCGAACAGGCCGGCCGGTTGGCGCATCTGCGCCAGGATCAACAGCGTCTGACGGGCCGCCGGTGCGGTACCCAGCAACTCGGCCACCTGCGTGATGGCGGCCATCTTCCGGTCGGCAGGCACGAACACGGACATCAGCGCGTCGCGGAGCTCGGCCTCTTGGCCGAGGAGCGCCGCGAATTGCTCGAGGCTGTCGAGCGTGGCGCGCGCTGCGCCCTTGGGTTGCGTGGCCTGAAACAGCGCCCGGCCGGCGCGCTTGGCGTCGAGCGACGTCATTGCACGTTCCTCATCTGGCTGGCGTACTGGTCCACCAGGGCCGACTGCTCGGCGGGCGTCAGCGTGCTGCGCAGCCTGGCATCGGCGACGTCGACTGCGAGCGCCGCCGCGTGGGCGCGCAACTCGGCGCGGGCGTTGCGGGTCTGCGACGCGATTTCGCGACGCGCCTGCTCCACGAGTCGGTCGCGCTCGGTCTCTGCCGCAGCGCGGATTCGGGTCCGCTCGGCTGCGAGCTCCTCGGCGCTTCGTGCACGCATCTGTTCGAGCTCGCCCGGCAACGCGGCCAGCTTGGACTCGATCTCGGACAGGCGCGCGCTCGCCGTCGCGCGCATCTCCGCGGCATCGACGAGGTCCTTGCGGATCTGCGCGCCACGAGCGGCCAGATGCTCGGCAACCGGCTTGCGCCCGAACCAGTAGAGGATGCCCGCCAGGATCGCGAAATTGGCGATGCGGGCGAGAGTGACCCAGATGCTCTCACCGTGCGACTCGCCGTGCGGGGCGGCGGGAGCATGGGCGCCAGCGGGCGCGGCTTGCTCACCGGCCGGCGCAGCGTGGCCGGCATCCGGTGCGGCGTGATCGGCCTTCGCGTCGGACTGACCCACGGAGGCGGGTTCGGCGTGCGCGGGGGTAGAGGGCCCTGCGGGTTCGGCGGGCTGGGCGTACGCACCAGCGGCAACCAGGACCACGACACCCGCGAGCAAGACCACGACAAACGGGGAACTCGTCTTCGGGTGCTCCAGCTTTCCCATCGTCGGCAGCGGCATCAGCGTGTGCGTCCCGCGAGACGGTCGGCGAGTTGCTCGCCGAGTTGCTGGGCATCCAGCTCGAGCTGGGTCTTTGCGGCAGCGGTGTCCGCTGCCAATGCGACGCGAGCCTGCGCCAGGTCGGCGTCGGCCTGTTCGCGGGCAGCGGTAATCAACGAGGCGCGCTCGTCCTGGCCACGCTTCCTCATGTCGTCGAGCTCGCGGTGGAATTCGGCCCTGGCGGCGGTCGTCCTGGAGTCGAACTCTTCGCTCGCTCGGCGCGCCTCGGCCGCGCTGCGCTCCGCCAGCGCGCGCGCCGACCGGACCGCCTCCTCGCGCGCGTGCATCACGCGAAGGAGTGGCTTGAAGAACAACTGCTGAAGGATGACCGTCAGCAGTAGCACGAGCGCAATGACCCACAGGACCAACAGGTCCGGTAACACGGTGCCTCCGGGAGTAACCGACGTGGGCGGGGCGCTCCCCGCCGCGGCAAGACACTGGCACAGGGGATAGTCAGCGTGCCAGCTGAAACACGCATTTATACCATCATCCGAAAAAGTCGTGCAACACAGCGAGGGCCTGCGACGTAGCGGGCGGGCACCTTCCCGCCACACCTGTCGAGGGGTTACGGCAGCGCTCGACGTGGCTAGTTGGCCACAAGAGCAGGTTTACGCCCACGACTCGCTTGAGTTGAGTACGTCGTGGGCGAATCGGCTCAGGGCTCAGGACTCAGGGCTCTCAGTGCTCTCTGAGCCTTGGGCCTTGAGCCATGAGCCACCCAAGTGAACGCCGGTTTTTTAGGATCTAGGGATGGCCAGCGCGTTGACCGGGAACCGAATCGACGCCGACCGGTCAGCGAAGGAAGACGCGCGTTGGCAGCGTGGCCGGGACCACGCGACCCACGCGTGCCGCGGTCACGCCGGCGTCGCCGAGTGCCGCCAGGATGGTCTCGGCCGACGCGGCGTCAACCGAGGCGAGCAGGCCGCCGGAGGTCTGGGGGTCGAAAGCCAGCGCGAGGAGGTCGGGCGGCACCGTGCCCGCGTCCACCACGGCGCCGAAATGCGCCCGGTTGTTCACCAGTCCGCCGGTTCGGTTGCCGAGGGCGAGGTCCCGCGCACCAGGCAGCACGGGGAGCGCCGCGGCGTCGATCTCGAAGGCCACCCCACTCGCGGTCGCCATCTCAGAGGCATGGCCCACCAATCCGAAGCCGGTCACGTCGGTGCAACCGTGCACGACGCCAGGCAGTCCGCGCAGGACCTCCGCGGCCACTCGATTCGTGCCCTGCATCGAGGTCATGGCGCCGGCCAGCACGTCGGCATCGGTCCGCCCGAACTTCGCCGCCGTCGCGATCACGCCGGTGCCCAGGGCCTTGGTGACGATGAGGACGTCACCGGCGCGGGCGCCGGCATTGGTCCACACCGCGGCCGGCGCGACAAGCCCGGTCACCGCGTAGCCGAACTTCACTTCGAGATCCTGGACGGTGTGTCCGCCCAGCAGCGCCACGCCGCACTCCTGGAGGACCGACAAGCCACCGGCGAAGATCGCCTTCACGATCTCCACGGCGAAATCCTTGGCTGGAAACGCGGCGATCGCAAGCGCCGTGATCGGACGTCCGCCCATCGCGTAGACGTCACTCACGGCATTGGCCGCGGCAATCCTGCCATACGCGAATGGGTCGTCGACGATGGGCGTGAAGAAGTCGACAGTCTGCACCAGCGCCATGTCGCCGACAACGAACACACCGGCATCGTCCGCGTTCCGGTAGTCGACCAGGACACGGGGATCCGAGGGCACGGGCAGATCGCTCAGCACCTGAGCGAGCTCGCCAGCGGCGAGCTTGCTCGCTCAACCGGCGCAGGCGGCGTAGTCGGTCAGTCTCTTCATGGTTCCATTGACGGCCTTCGGCATTGGGCCTTCGGCCTTCGACATACAGCATTCCGCCCACCTTCGCGTCTCGGCTTCGGCGCGTTCGGCGTTCGGCGTGCGGCGTTCGGCGTTCGGCGTTCGGCGTTCGGCGTTCGGCAGTATTGTTAGTCTTTACTTACCTTTCGACCAAGTACTCGTACAGGCGAATGAGTTCGTCTTCGTTGACGAATTCGATCTCGACGCGGCCGCCCTTGCCCTTGCGCTGGATGTGCACGCGGGTGCCGAGCACGACACGCAGTCGCTCCTCGGCCTGGCGCGTGTGGACGTCCTTCTCGGCAACGTCGGGCTTTGCCACGTCAATCGGCGGAGGCGCGGACAGCTTCCGGGCGAGCGCTTCGGTGGCGCGGACCGACATCCCGCTCGCGACCACGCGGTCCACCGCCTTGAGCAGGGTCGCGGTGTCTTCCACGGCCAGCAGCGCACGCGCGTGCCCCATCGAGAGCTCTCCGGAAGCGACGCGGGCGCGCACCTGCTCGGGCAGACGGAGCAACCGCAGGTAATTGGCGATCGAGGCGCGATCCTTGCCCACCGCGACAGCAATCTGCTCCTGCGTGAGGCCGGATTCGTCGCCCATGCGCTTGTAGGCCTGCGCTTCCTCGATGGGATTCAGGTCCTCGCGCTGGATGTTCTCGATCAGCGCGGTCTGGAGCAGTTTCTCGTCGCTGACGTCGGAGACGTGAACCGGCAGCTTCAGCAGGCCCGCGATCTGTGCTGCCCGCCACCGGCGCTCGCCGGCGACGATCTCGAAGCGCTCGCCCTTGCGGCGCACGACGATCGGCTGCACCAAGCCTGCGCTGCTGATCGACTCGGCCAATTCCTGCAACTTCACGTCGTCGAACCGAGTCCGAGGCTGCAACGGGTTGGGGTCGATCAGATCGAGGTCTACCTCCCGTTGTGGTTGCCTGGCCTCAACGACAGCTACCGGAGGCGCGACCGGCACGGCCGGTTTTTCGGGGATGAGGGCGCTGAGCCCTCGCCCGAGTGCAGGACGACGTTCAGGTTTCGGTGCCACGGCGGATCAGGCCTTCGCGGACGCGGCGCGACGAGGCGCCGCGCCATTGCGGGACAGGAGTTCATGGGAAAGGGCGACGTAGGCCTCGGCGCCACGCGACCGGGGGTCGTACAGCAGGACGGGTAACCCGTGGCTCGGCGCTTCCGCCAGGCGAACATTTCGGGGGATGACCGTGTTGAAGACCTTCTCTTCGAAGAACTGCCGGATCTCCCTGGCGACTTGGGCGCCGAGATTCGTGCGATCCCCGTACATGGTCAACACGACTCCCTCCACGTCGAGACCAGGGTTGAGACTGTTGCCGATCCTGGACAACGTCGCCATCAGGTCCGCCAGTCCCTCGAGCGCAAAATACTCGCAGTGCAACGGGATCAGGACCGTGTCGGCCGCCACCAGCGCATTGAGAGTCAGCAACCCGAGCGATGGGGGCGTATCGATGAGGATGAAGTCGTAGCGGTCCCGCACGGTTGCCAGGAGTTTGCGCAGGCGGCGCTCACGTTCCTCGAGGGGCACCAATTCCACTTCCGCTCCGGCCAGATGACGGTCGGCGGGAACGAGATGAAGCAGGTCCACTGGCGTCTGGAGAATCGGCAACTCGCCGTGCCCGAGCAGTGCCTCGTACACCGTGTGCTCGGTCCCCGCCTTCTGGCCCAGGCCGCTGGTGAGATTCCCCTGCGGATCCATGTCGACGACGAGGACGCGCTGATCGGCCATCGCAAGCGACGCGGCGAGGTTGATCGTGGTGGTGGTCTTGCCGACCCCACCCTTCTGGTTGGACACCGCGATGATCTTGCTCATGACCTGATGGCTGCCTGGCGGGATGGCGAGCGACCAAGGAGGGGTCGCCGTGACGTCGTCGCCCAACAGCGGCAACGGACGAACCCGGGGCGAACCGGCAGGATACCATCGCATGGCCCGACGTCGCCTCGACTGGTTGGTTCGCTTGGGTGAACCCACATTAGAGACCACCTGTAGAGCTGAGACAGCTAGGCACAACGACTGATGTGCTCTGTGGTGTTCCACGTGGAGCACTGAAGAGCTTCGCGGAGTTGGGGCCGTTTGGCGACGTTCCAGCACAACAGGATCCCGTCAGCTTGCGCCGAGTGCGTACTGGTGAGGAACTCTGTGTGCCACTACGATGTTCCACGTGGAACATGTGCCCAATAGGGCTTAGGGCTTAGGGCTCAAGCCTCAAGCCTCCAGCCTCAGAGACGAGCCCCAAAGCCGTCCAGTAGTTCGGCGTTCAGCGTTCGACGTTCGTCACTCTCAGGTTGGTGTTCCACGTGGAACACCGCGTCCCAACATCCAAGCTCAGGCGGCTTTTCGGATCACCAGCAGGCGGCTTCGAAGCGACTCCACGAGAGGAAAATCGCGTTCGACCCGCAGCGGCAGGGGCACCACTGGCGCAGGTTGCGCACCACTCAAGAACCACAACTGTTGACCGCCTGGCCGCAATGCGGCGCCAAATAGACGCAATTGCTCTGTTTCCGCCCTGACGGCCCGGATAGAAACGACATCCACGGCAGAAAACAGGGAGGGTCTGGACAGGACCTGCTCGAACCGTGCGGTCTCTACCGTGCACATGGCCAGTGCCAGATGACGTACGACCTCCCGCAGAAACACGGACTTCCGCGTCTTGACCTCGATCATCGTCAGGGCCAGTTCGGGCCTCGCAATCTTCAGGGGTATGGCCGGTGACCCGCCACCAGATCCGATATCGACGAGGATGCGTGCGTCGTCCGCGATCGCGGCCGCCGCAAGGATGGGTTCGACAATCAGGCGATCAACAGCTGCATCCGGGTCGTCCAGCGCCGTGAGGTTCATGCGCCGATTCCATCGGTCAAGCAAGAGCAGGTAGTCGACCAGTTGCTCGACCTGCGAGTCTGGCAACCGCCCCCCGACCTTTGCCAGCCGACGTTCGACCCGCTTTCGTGCGTCGTGCATGTGCGCAGCGCGTACGCCGACAACCGTCATGCGACCTCCTCCGCTGGAAGAGGTCTGCCGATCAGTCCGGCGAGCCTCCAGAAGAGATGTCGTCCGCAGCGACCGTGGCCGACAGGGTCCGCCGCGAAATAGCCGCCGAGACCAGGGCGAGTGCTGCTGGAGTCATGCCCGACACCGATCCGGCCATGGCCACCGTCGTCGGCCGGACTTCCGTCAGGCGCTGCTGCAACTCCCGCGACAACCCGGGGAGATCGGTGAACGAGAAGTGAACGGGCACGCGCTGCGATGCATAGCGTTCTGCCCGCAGGACTTCCTGCTCCTGTCGCCGGACGTAGCCGACGTACCGGCAATCAGCGTCCAGGCTGGCGATGTCGAGTGTGGGGGTCAGCGGGTCGAGGTCCAGTCCGAGCGCGGATTCCGTCCTGACCAGGTCGGACAGTCGAATGGACGGGTTGCGCAGCGCCTCAGCCGCGGCGACGCGGTCGCCGGAGCCAATCCTGACCAGGGTGGACTGCAGGCGGGTCGTGTTCGTCGTGTACCGCTGCCGCCTGGTTTCGAACCGCGCCCAGCGCTCGTCGGACACGGTGCCAAGGGAACGCCCAATCGGCGTGAGGCGCAAATCGGCGTTGTCGATGCGCAGCCGCAGCCGGTGCTCGGCCCGCGACGTGAACATCCGGTAAGGCTCGAGGCACCCACGCGTGACGAGGTCGTCGACGAGGATGCCGACATAGCTTTCGTGCCGTCCGAGGACGATTGGCGGCCGGTTGGTCGCCCTCAGGCCGGCGTTGACGCCAGCCACCCACCCTTGGGCGGCGGCCTCTTCGTATCCGGAGGTGCCGTTGATCTGGCCGGCGAAGTACAGCCCTCCAATCGTTTTCACTTCCAGCGTGTGGTGAAGGCTCGTTGGCTGGATGAAGTCGTACTCGACGGCGTAACCGGGCCGGATCAGTTCGGCGTCCCCAAGACCTGGCAGCGCGCGAACCACCGCGTGCTGCACCTCGGCAGGCAGGCTCATCGAGAAGCCGTTGATGTAGATCTCGTCCACGTCCAGGCCTTCGGGCTCGAGGAAGACCTGATGCGCCTCCTTGTCGGGGAAGCGCATGACCTTGTCCTCGAGCGAAGGGCAATACCGCGGGCCTATCCCTGTGATCTGACCGTTATATAGAGGTGAGTCCGCGACCGACGCACGAACCAGCCGATGGACGCGCTCGTTCGTCCGCGTCGTGTGACAGCACACTTGCGGCTGCGGCAGTTCCGCGGTCTGGAAGGAGAACGGGACAGGTTCCTCGTCGCCGGCCTGTGCCGTCAGCGCCGAGAAGTCGATCGATCGCCTGTGAACGCGTGGCGGCGTGCCCGTCTTCAGCCGTCCCCCTGCCAAGCCCAGCGATCTGATGGACGCGGCAAGTGCGACCGCTGCGGGTTCGTCGTATCGGCCCGCCCGGCGCTGCTCGCGACCGACATGGATCAACCCGTCCAGGAACGTCCCCGTCGTCACCACGACCTGTGCGGCTTCGAGGCAGTGGCCGCCCTCCAGGCGAACGCCACGGACGGCCTCACGCTGCACGATGAGCTCGGAGACCTGCCCATACAACATCGTGACGCCGGGAGCCCACTCGAGGCGCTCGAGGAGGGCTTCGGCGTACAGCCGCTTGTCCGCTTGCGCACGCGGCGACCAGACGGCGGGGCCACGGCTGCGGTTCAGGAGCCTGAACTGGATGCCGGTCGCGTCGATGGCCTGGCCCATCAAACCACCGAGCGCATCGATTTCACGCACCAGGTGACCCTTGGCAGTTCCGCCGATCGCTGGATTACAGGGCATTTGCCCTACTGTTGAGGGCGCTAAGGTGCAGACCACGACCGTCGCGCCAAGCCGCGACGCGGCCCACGCGGCCTCGATGCCCGCGTGACCGGCGCCAATCACGACCACGTCTGCGCGATCCAATGAGTCAGTCATCGCTTACTTGATTGGCACGGACGGTCGTCCACCTGGATGCAGGGACTCCACCGCCTGCAAGAGCTACTTCCCGAGGCAGAACGTCGAGAATATCGACGCCAGGACATCGTCTGCACTTTCGACGCCGCGCAGATCCTGGAGGGCGGTCAAGGCCTCCTTCAGGTCGGCGAGGATGTACTCCTCCGACCCGCCGGCGCGCGCCGTCGAGACCGCCTGCGACAGCGCCATTCCACACTCCGCCGCCAGCGATCGATGCCTGGCCCTCGTAAGAGTGACACCGTCCCACGTCGCCTGGCCGAGGATCGCCGCCAGTCGTGATTCGAGGGCCGCGATACCGGCGCCGTCCTTCGCGCTGACGACCAGTGCGTCCGGGCCGCACCACGATGGCACTGGAAGCGCGGCTGAGGTTCGCGTATCGCCCTTGCTGATTACACAGATGCGGGATCGCCCGCCAAGCGTGTCCCACAACCGCCGCGCCGACGACGCATCATCGCCATCGTCACCGAGGTCGAGCACCAACACGACGACGTCTGCCGACGCCACACTCTCCTCTGCCCGCGATACGCCCTCACGCTCCACCGCGTCGGTTGCCTCACGGATGCCGGCCGTGTCCACCAGTGTCACCGGGACACCGCCAAACGTCGCGCCCTCCGCCAACAGATCCCGGGTCGTCCCAGGCACCGGTGTGACGATGGCCCGGTCGCGCTTGAGGAGGGCATTGAACAGGCTCGACTTCCCTGCATTCGGCACCCCGGCGATCACGACCAGTGCACCATCCCGCAGGCGCTGACCCGACGCGGCCGATCCCATCAACCGCTCGCACGTCGTCGAGAGGCCCTCCAGCCTGCCGACCAGTGCCTCCGGTTCGATGAAATGAAACCCCTCGTCCGGAAAATCCAGGGACGCTTCGAGCAGTGCCCGCAGTTGCGCGATCTCGTCGCCCATCGCCGCAATGGCGCGGCTCAACGCGCCTTCGAGGTGTGAGGAGGCGACGCGCACCTGCGCGGCAGTCGTCGCGTCGATCAGGTCGGCCACGGCTTCTGCCTGGATCAGGTCGAGTTTGCCGTTCAGGTAGGCACGCAGCGTGAACTCGCCCGGGCGCGCCACGCGCGCGCCCCGTGCCACGCAGGCCTGGAGCACCGCGTCCACGATGACCGGACTGCCATGCGTGCTGATCTCGGCGGCGTCCTCTCCGGTGAAGGAGTGCGGCGCAGCAAACGTCGTGATCACCGCTGAATCGCTGAGACCGTCGGGCAGTCGCAACTGCACGTG includes:
- the mnmG gene encoding tRNA uridine-5-carboxymethylaminomethyl(34) synthesis enzyme MnmG, coding for MTDSLDRADVVVIGAGHAGIEAAWAASRLGATVVVCTLAPSTVGQMPCNPAIGGTAKGHLVREIDALGGLMGQAIDATGIQFRLLNRSRGPAVWSPRAQADKRLYAEALLERLEWAPGVTMLYGQVSELIVQREAVRGVRLEGGHCLEAAQVVVTTGTFLDGLIHVGREQRRAGRYDEPAAVALAASIRSLGLAGGRLKTGTPPRVHRRSIDFSALTAQAGDEEPVPFSFQTAELPQPQVCCHTTRTNERVHRLVRASVADSPLYNGQITGIGPRYCPSLEDKVMRFPDKEAHQVFLEPEGLDVDEIYINGFSMSLPAEVQHAVVRALPGLGDAELIRPGYAVEYDFIQPTSLHHTLEVKTIGGLYFAGQINGTSGYEEAAAQGWVAGVNAGLRATNRPPIVLGRHESYVGILVDDLVTRGCLEPYRMFTSRAEHRLRLRIDNADLRLTPIGRSLGTVSDERWARFETRRQRYTTNTTRLQSTLVRIGSGDRVAAAEALRNPSIRLSDLVRTESALGLDLDPLTPTLDIASLDADCRYVGYVRRQEQEVLRAERYASQRVPVHFSFTDLPGLSRELQQRLTEVRPTTVAMAGSVSGMTPAALALVSAAISRRTLSATVAADDISSGGSPD
- a CDS encoding ParA family protein, whose translation is MSKIIAVSNQKGGVGKTTTTINLAASLAMADQRVLVVDMDPQGNLTSGLGQKAGTEHTVYEALLGHGELPILQTPVDLLHLVPADRHLAGAEVELVPLEERERRLRKLLATVRDRYDFILIDTPPSLGLLTLNALVAADTVLIPLHCEYFALEGLADLMATLSRIGNSLNPGLDVEGVVLTMYGDRTNLGAQVAREIRQFFEEKVFNTVIPRNVRLAEAPSHGLPVLLYDPRSRGAEAYVALSHELLSRNGAAPRRAASAKA
- the mnmE gene encoding tRNA uridine-5-carboxymethylaminomethyl(34) synthesis GTPase MnmE, translated to MRETLIVAPATPPGRGALALIRLSGPGAIELVAALAGRHVFRPRVATHVQLRLPDGLSDSAVITTFAAPHSFTGEDAAEISTHGSPVIVDAVLQACVARGARVARPGEFTLRAYLNGKLDLIQAEAVADLIDATTAAQVRVASSHLEGALSRAIAAMGDEIAQLRALLEASLDFPDEGFHFIEPEALVGRLEGLSTTCERLMGSAASGQRLRDGALVVIAGVPNAGKSSLFNALLKRDRAIVTPVPGTTRDLLAEGATFGGVPVTLVDTAGIREATDAVEREGVSRAEESVASADVVVLVLDLGDDGDDASSARRLWDTLGGRSRICVISKGDTRTSAALPVPSWCGPDALVVSAKDGAGIAALESRLAAILGQATWDGVTLTRARHRSLAAECGMALSQAVSTARAGGSEEYILADLKEALTALQDLRGVESADDVLASIFSTFCLGK
- a CDS encoding 16S rRNA (guanine(527)-N(7))-methyltransferase RsmG, whose amino-acid sequence is MTVVGVRAAHMHDARKRVERRLAKVGGRLPDSQVEQLVDYLLLLDRWNRRMNLTALDDPDAAVDRLIVEPILAAAAIADDARILVDIGSGGGSPAIPLKIARPELALTMIEVKTRKSVFLREVVRHLALAMCTVETARFEQVLSRPSLFSAVDVVSIRAVRAETEQLRLFGAALRPGGQQLWFLSGAQPAPVVPLPLRVERDFPLVESLRSRLLVIRKAA